The window TGCTGATGGTCGTACTGATCGTCGCGTTCTACCTGCTGCGCGAGCACTGGGGGCATGTGTCCGGCCTGTGGCCGTACCTGCTGCTGATGGCCTGCCCGCTGATGCACCTGTTCCACGGCCATGGCGGTCACGGTGACCATGCACGACATGAGAGCCATGGACCGGACAAGCCGGTGAGCGGAAGCTGAGCCATGGACATGCAGACTCACAAGCACGAAGGGCACGGCACGACCCGACAGCATGGTCACGTGCATGGCCACCATCACCATGGGAGGCTGCACGAGCCCAGCCCGGCGCCGGACGCAGCGGGTGAAGCCCCGCCGGCCGGCACGATCTACACCTGTCCCATGCACCCTGAGGTGCGACAGGACCACCCTGGCAACTGCCCCAAGTGCGGCATGACGCTGGAGCCGGTGCTACCGACACTCGACGAGGACGAGAATCCCGAACTGGCCGACTTCTCCCGACGCTTCTGGTGGACCCTGCCGCTGACGGTGGTCGTCACGCTGCTGGCCATGGTGGGCCATCGCCTGCAGTGGTTCAGCATGGGCGTGCAGAGTTGGGTGGAACTGGTGCTCTCCGTACCCATCGTCCTGTGGGCGGGCTGGCCCTTCTTTGTTCGCGGCGTGCAATCGATCCGCCTGCGCAGCCCGAACATGTGGACGCTGATCGGGCTGGGTACCGGGGCGGCGTTCGCCTACAGCGTGGTGGCGACATTGGCGCCGGATGTCTTTCCGGACTCGTTCCAGGCCATGGGGCGGGTGGCGGTGTACTTCGAGGCCGCGGCGGTGATCATTTCGCTGACGCTGCTGGGCCAGATGCTCGAACTCAAGGCCCGGTCGCAGACCTCGGCCGCCATCCAGTCGCTGCTGGGCCTGGCGCCGAAGACCGCGCGTCGCATTGCCGCCGATGGCAGCGAGGACGACGTGCCGCTGACACACGTCCACGTCGGCGATCTGCTGCGTGTGCGGCCCGGCGAGAAGGTGCCGGTGGATGGCGTGGTGACCGAAGGCTCGAGCGCGGTCGATGAGGCCATGCTGACCGGCGAACCCCTGCCGGTGAGCAAGCGGGCCGGCGACAAGTTGATCGGCGCCACGCTGAATACCAGCGGGACGCTGGTGATGCGCTCGGAACGTGTCGGTGCACAGACCATGCTGTCCCAGATCGTGCAGATGGTGGCGCAGGCCCAGCGCTCGAAGGCGCCGATGCAGCGCATGGCCGACCTGGTGGCTGGCTGGTTCGTGATGGCTGTGGTCGCCATCGCCGTAGTGACTTTCTTCGTCTGGGGCATCGTCGGCCCCGAACCGAGCTGGGTCTACGGGCTGATCAACGCGGTCGCCGTGCTGATCATCGCCTGCCCGTGCGCGCTGGGGCTGGCCACACCGATGTCGATCATGGTCGCGACCGGGCGCGCCGCGACGCAGGGCATCCTGTTCCGCGACGCAGCAGCGATCGAACACTTGCGCAAGGTCAACACGCTGATCGTCGACAAGACCGGTACGCTGACCGAAGGCAAGCCCAGCTTCGAGCGCGCCATGCCGGCGCCGGGCTTTAGCGCGGAAGAGGTGCTGCGTCTGGCCGCGAGCCTGGACCAGGGCAGCGAGCATCCTCTGGCCGACGCCATCGTCCGCGCGGCTCGCGAGCAGGGTCTGGTGCTCGACAAAGCGGAGGGGTTCGAGTCGGGTTCGGGCATCGGCGTTCGTGGCCTGGTGGGCGGGCGCCAGCTGGCACTTGGCAACACTGCCCTGATGGAGCAACTGGGCATTGACGTGTCGGGCCTGTTGCCGCAAGCCGAGGCGCTGCGCGGCCAGGGCGCCAGCGTGATGTTCCTCGCCGCAGATGGCAAGCCAGTTGGCTTGCTGGCCGTCTCTGACCCCGTCAAGGCGAGCACACCGGAGGCGCTCGCCACCTTGCGCGCCAAGGGGCTGCGCGTGGTAATGGCCACTGGCGACGGCATCACCACCGCGCGTGCGGTGGCCACGCGGCTGGGCATCGACGAAGTGCACGGCGAGGTGAAGCCGGCCGACAAACTGGCGCTGGTGCGGCGGCTGCAGGCCGATGGCCATGTGGTGGCAATGGCAGGAGACGGCATCAACGATGCACCGGCGCTGGCCCAGGCGGATGTCGGCATCGCCATGGGGACGGGGACCGATGTCGCCATGAACAGCGCGCAGGTCACCCTGGTCAAGGGCGACCTGCGGGGCATCGCTGCCGCCCGGGCCTTGTCGGTGCAGACCGTTGCCAACATGAAGCAGAACCTTGGTTTTGCCTTCATTTACAACGCGCTGGGCGTGCCGCTGGCCGCGGGGCTGCTGTACCCGCTCACAGGCTGGTTGCTGTCGCCGATGATCGCCGCGCTGGCGATGAGTCTGAGCTCGGCGTCGGTGATCGCAAACGCGCTGCGGCTGCGCAGGGTGAGGGCGTGAGCGCAGCTACTGGCAACATGCAGCTTATCGCTTCGCCTTCGCCACTTCCTCCGCCACGAGGGCAGCGAGCTGGTCCGGCCCGAAGCTGGGCAGGCTGCGGCCGTTGACGAAGAAGGTGGGAGTCCGTTGGACCTGCAGTGCGGTGAGGTCCTCGACCTCCTGGGCAAGCAGCGTCTGCATGGCGGGTTGGGCCATGTCTTCCCGGGCTCGCTCGATGTCCAGGCCGGCGGCCTTCGCGATCTCGAAGGTGAGGTCCGGGTTGGGCCGGCCGTGGTCGGCCCAGGTCGGCTGCGCCTGCAGCACCGCTTCCAGTACCGGCAGAAACTTTCCCTGGCGCTTGGCCGCTTCAAGCAGCTTCACCACCTGGTCGGAGCCCTGGTGGA is drawn from Methylibium petroleiphilum PM1 and contains these coding sequences:
- a CDS encoding DUF2933 domain-containing protein, translated to MNHPVNESHANGAPSRRRPATIAMLMVVLIVAFYLLREHWGHVSGLWPYLLLMACPLMHLFHGHGGHGDHARHESHGPDKPVSGS
- a CDS encoding copper-transporting P-type ATPase, yielding MDMQTHKHEGHGTTRQHGHVHGHHHHGRLHEPSPAPDAAGEAPPAGTIYTCPMHPEVRQDHPGNCPKCGMTLEPVLPTLDEDENPELADFSRRFWWTLPLTVVVTLLAMVGHRLQWFSMGVQSWVELVLSVPIVLWAGWPFFVRGVQSIRLRSPNMWTLIGLGTGAAFAYSVVATLAPDVFPDSFQAMGRVAVYFEAAAVIISLTLLGQMLELKARSQTSAAIQSLLGLAPKTARRIAADGSEDDVPLTHVHVGDLLRVRPGEKVPVDGVVTEGSSAVDEAMLTGEPLPVSKRAGDKLIGATLNTSGTLVMRSERVGAQTMLSQIVQMVAQAQRSKAPMQRMADLVAGWFVMAVVAIAVVTFFVWGIVGPEPSWVYGLINAVAVLIIACPCALGLATPMSIMVATGRAATQGILFRDAAAIEHLRKVNTLIVDKTGTLTEGKPSFERAMPAPGFSAEEVLRLAASLDQGSEHPLADAIVRAAREQGLVLDKAEGFESGSGIGVRGLVGGRQLALGNTALMEQLGIDVSGLLPQAEALRGQGASVMFLAADGKPVGLLAVSDPVKASTPEALATLRAKGLRVVMATGDGITTARAVATRLGIDEVHGEVKPADKLALVRRLQADGHVVAMAGDGINDAPALAQADVGIAMGTGTDVAMNSAQVTLVKGDLRGIAAARALSVQTVANMKQNLGFAFIYNALGVPLAAGLLYPLTGWLLSPMIAALAMSLSSASVIANALRLRRVRA
- a CDS encoding DsbA family protein — encoded protein: MSACIGSRHRAPRTRRCAPSRPGWCACTRRCSAPKGAPVTIVEFFDPACETCRAFYPIVKSLMAKYPDDVRLVIRYAPFHQGSDQVVKLLEAAKRQGKFLPVLEAVLQAQPTWADHGRPNPDLTFEIAKAAGLDIERAREDMAQPAMQTLLAQEVEDLTALQVQRTPTFFVNGRSLPSFGPDQLAALVAEEVAKAKR